The following proteins are co-located in the Nocardioides piscis genome:
- a CDS encoding RDD family protein, giving the protein MSRSVSGGPTCPVAELERRFYAFVLDRLLAWGLVGAAGALTWAATRDEVLSLGVGVVMLVLVWLALAMLTGLGGRTPGKSVLGLRVVHHGSGTPIGPGPALLRALVLGVGSLPTFGIGLATLAWTAVEDRARQRRGWHDLVAHSIVVDVRPVDDRVEEVDHTPRHVVNLTAMRLIPATPVEPEAPLRRASPPRSEQSARHVQDSTLVPAHAPATPPRPASPGAVTTSAGRPVPEGGRTVVRPKPGAAQASASSTAPRWRVVFDSGETLVVEGLALVGRRPVPRQGEQVHHLVPLGSSDMSVSKTHAQLGPAPDGVLVVMDRGSTNGSVLRRRGVARRLSPGRPATLVEGDVVSFGDRQMTVQREG; this is encoded by the coding sequence GTGAGCCGGTCCGTGTCGGGCGGTCCGACCTGTCCGGTCGCCGAGCTCGAGCGCCGGTTCTACGCCTTCGTGCTCGACCGGCTCCTCGCCTGGGGGCTGGTCGGAGCAGCCGGCGCGCTGACCTGGGCGGCCACCCGTGACGAGGTGCTGTCCCTGGGGGTCGGCGTGGTCATGCTGGTCCTCGTGTGGCTCGCACTGGCGATGCTGACCGGGCTGGGCGGTCGCACCCCCGGCAAGTCCGTGCTCGGCCTGCGGGTCGTGCACCACGGCTCGGGGACGCCCATCGGTCCCGGGCCGGCTCTCCTGCGCGCCCTCGTGCTCGGTGTCGGTTCGCTGCCGACGTTCGGCATCGGCTTGGCCACCTTGGCGTGGACGGCGGTCGAGGACCGGGCGCGGCAGCGCCGCGGGTGGCACGACCTCGTCGCGCACTCGATCGTGGTCGACGTCCGTCCCGTCGACGACCGGGTGGAGGAGGTGGACCACACCCCTCGACACGTGGTCAACCTGACGGCGATGAGGCTCATCCCGGCCACCCCGGTCGAGCCGGAGGCACCGCTGCGGCGGGCGAGCCCTCCACGGTCCGAGCAGTCCGCACGCCACGTGCAGGACTCGACGTTGGTCCCGGCGCATGCCCCGGCCACGCCGCCCCGGCCCGCTTCTCCAGGTGCGGTCACGACATCTGCCGGGCGCCCTGTGCCAGAGGGCGGACGGACCGTGGTGCGTCCCAAGCCAGGCGCAGCCCAGGCGTCGGCATCGTCGACCGCGCCGCGTTGGCGAGTCGTGTTCGACTCCGGCGAGACGCTCGTGGTCGAGGGCCTGGCTCTCGTCGGGCGCCGCCCGGTGCCGCGGCAGGGGGAACAGGTCCACCACCTCGTCCCGCTCGGCTCGTCCGACATGTCGGTCTCCAAGACCCACGCCCAGCTCGGTCCTGCGCCCGACGGCGTGCTGGTGGTGATGGACCGCGGGTCCACCAACGGCTCGGTGCTGAGGAGGCGGGGTGTTGCCCGGCGACTGTCTCCTGGACGCCCCGCCACCCTGGTCGAGGGGGACGTCGTGTCGTTCGGCGACCGCCAGATGACGGTCCAGCGCGAGGGCTGA
- a CDS encoding DUF3027 domain-containing protein, whose translation MIDLAENSADAHPVDEPDATLAGAVDLARDVVLQLTDAADVGEHLGARREEDLIATHLFACNRPGYVGWHWSVTLTRAADSSTATVNEAVLLPGDEAIVAPSWVPYKERLQPGDLSPGDLLPVEDEDPRLVPSYSFGDDPLDSDAKAQIRQVAADLGLGRVRTLSPEGRDLAAERWYSGDGGPESALAKSAPQTCWSCGFLVRLAGPLAGTFGVCANGNANDDGRVVSFNHGCGAHSEVKLARKQQPIPVPDHVFDTLTDDEFESL comes from the coding sequence GTGATCGACCTCGCCGAGAACTCAGCCGACGCCCACCCTGTCGACGAACCCGACGCCACCCTGGCCGGGGCCGTCGACCTCGCACGCGACGTCGTCCTCCAGCTCACCGACGCAGCAGACGTCGGCGAGCACCTGGGTGCGCGGCGCGAGGAGGACCTGATCGCCACCCACCTCTTCGCCTGCAACCGGCCCGGATACGTGGGCTGGCACTGGTCGGTGACGCTGACGCGGGCGGCCGACTCGAGCACGGCGACCGTCAACGAGGCGGTGCTCCTGCCGGGCGACGAGGCGATCGTGGCCCCGTCCTGGGTCCCCTACAAGGAGCGCCTGCAGCCCGGTGACCTCTCACCCGGTGACCTGCTGCCGGTGGAGGACGAGGATCCCCGCCTGGTTCCGAGCTATTCCTTCGGTGACGACCCCCTCGACAGCGACGCCAAGGCGCAGATCCGTCAGGTCGCAGCCGACCTCGGCCTCGGCCGCGTGCGCACGCTGTCCCCGGAGGGGCGCGACCTGGCGGCCGAGCGCTGGTATTCCGGTGACGGGGGACCGGAGTCGGCGCTGGCCAAGAGCGCCCCGCAGACCTGCTGGTCGTGCGGCTTCCTGGTCCGTCTAGCCGGACCTCTGGCGGGCACCTTCGGCGTGTGCGCCAACGGAAACGCCAACGACGACGGCCGGGTCGTGTCCTTCAACCACGGCTGCGGTGCCCACTCCGAGGTCAAGCTGGCCCGCAAGCAGCAGCCGATCCCGGTGCCCGACCATGTCTTCGACACGCTGACCGACGACGAGTTCGAGTCGCTCTGA
- a CDS encoding cold-shock protein: MPTGKVKWFDADKGFGFLSQDNGPDVYLHADALPEGMSTIKNGTRVEFDVAQGRRGDQALLVRVLDAPASVTRNKRNAQRKDPETMTAIVEDLIRLLDNVGETYRHGRHPEPKAARPTAKLLRALADELEL, from the coding sequence GTGCCCACTGGCAAGGTGAAGTGGTTCGACGCCGACAAGGGTTTCGGCTTCCTGTCCCAGGACAACGGCCCCGACGTCTATCTGCACGCCGACGCCCTCCCCGAGGGGATGAGCACGATCAAGAACGGCACCCGGGTCGAGTTCGACGTCGCGCAGGGTCGGCGCGGTGACCAGGCGCTGCTGGTGCGGGTCCTCGACGCGCCGGCCTCGGTCACCCGCAACAAGCGCAACGCGCAGCGCAAGGACCCCGAGACGATGACCGCGATCGTCGAGGACCTCATCCGGCTGCTCGACAACGTCGGGGAGACCTACCGACACGGACGTCACCCCGAGCCCAAGGCTGCGAGGCCGACCGCGAAGCTGCTGCGGGCCCTGGCCGACGAGCTGGAGCTCTGA
- a CDS encoding HAD hydrolase-like protein, with translation MTSQAPALVVGFDLDMTLIDTVPGFAATLQALGAELGVAFPVVELTRKLGPPLDLILEPHLAADAIGPATDRFRELYVDHAISAVPTLPGAVDALAAVRRHDGRILLVTGKFAPNAQRHVDHLALDVDQLTGMVWGVGKADALVREGASVYVGDHVHDVEGALAAGVVSVSVLTGGSTRDELLAAGTHVVLDSLEEFPAWLDDHVLDLRLAALEERLRQLGSVLVAFSGGADSALLLAAAVRTLGVDNVLAATGYSDSLPADERDPARDFAADLGVDLVTPGPTRWTGRAIARTPANAATSARRS, from the coding sequence ATGACGTCCCAGGCCCCCGCTCTCGTGGTGGGCTTCGACCTCGACATGACGCTGATCGACACCGTGCCCGGCTTCGCCGCCACGCTGCAGGCCCTCGGTGCCGAGCTGGGGGTGGCGTTCCCCGTCGTCGAGCTCACCCGAAAGCTCGGACCGCCTCTCGACCTCATCCTCGAGCCGCACCTGGCAGCTGACGCGATCGGCCCGGCGACCGACCGTTTCCGCGAGCTCTACGTCGACCACGCCATCTCGGCGGTGCCCACACTGCCCGGTGCGGTCGACGCGCTCGCCGCCGTACGCCGCCACGACGGCCGCATCCTGCTCGTCACCGGCAAGTTCGCGCCCAACGCCCAACGCCACGTGGACCACCTCGCACTCGACGTCGACCAGCTCACGGGCATGGTGTGGGGCGTCGGCAAGGCGGACGCCCTGGTGCGCGAGGGGGCCTCGGTCTATGTCGGCGACCACGTGCACGACGTGGAGGGCGCCCTTGCTGCGGGCGTCGTCAGCGTCTCCGTGCTCACCGGCGGCAGCACGCGCGACGAGCTCCTGGCTGCCGGCACCCATGTCGTCCTCGACAGCCTCGAGGAGTTCCCGGCCTGGCTCGACGACCACGTCCTCGACCTGCGGCTCGCCGCTCTCGAGGAGCGACTGCGTCAGCTGGGTTCGGTGCTGGTCGCCTTCAGCGGCGGGGCGGACAGTGCGCTGCTGCTCGCCGCGGCCGTGCGCACGCTCGGCGTCGACAACGTCCTTGCGGCCACGGGCTACTCCGACTCGCTGCCGGCCGACGAGCGTGACCCGGCCCGCGACTTCGCGGCCGACCTCGGGGTCGACCTGGTCACCCCCGGACCCACGAGATGGACCGGGAGGGCTATCGCGAGAACACCGGCCAACGCTGCTACTTCTGCAAGGCGGAGCTGA
- a CDS encoding MFS transporter has protein sequence MTPEHPRSDPRPAPGNGAMGRGVRGAGRGLRTAGQGVRRGVAGATRATGRASRYTVHQARRAARAEGAGESGLSRLIGLHSLNAAGDAAVAISLAGTLFFQVPTGEARGQVALFLALTMLPFAIVAPLIGPFLDRFSHGRRWAIGATMATRAFLCWVLATAVATDSRWLFPAALGVLVASKAYGVTRAAAVPRLVPPDLTLVKANARVSMAGIIGAALSAPIAILASTAGSDWSLRYGFVIFVVATILAIRLPARVDSSLGEGTLVLMPAPSDRQASVHTSKRRPRTRIPAAVAFALRANCGPRWLSGFLTMFMAFLLRDNPIGDWKPEVLLGLVIGAAGLGNTLGITLGSLLKRIDPTLTVVLALAADAVVAFVAALFYGLLPLVALGLTAGLAQSLAKLSLDSTIQRDVPERIQASAFARSDTTLQLAWVVGGFVGIAIPLLPELGLGLACAVLSAWAVYVFVSRPGRLGTSPGGA, from the coding sequence ATGACTCCCGAGCACCCACGCTCCGACCCGCGGCCGGCCCCTGGGAACGGGGCGATGGGGCGCGGGGTGCGCGGTGCCGGTCGCGGGCTGCGCACTGCAGGTCAGGGCGTTCGTCGCGGGGTTGCCGGCGCCACGCGAGCCACCGGACGCGCGAGCCGCTACACGGTGCACCAGGCTCGTCGTGCCGCGCGCGCCGAAGGGGCCGGTGAGTCGGGCCTGTCGCGCTTGATCGGACTGCACTCCCTCAACGCGGCGGGCGACGCGGCGGTGGCCATCTCGTTGGCAGGCACCCTGTTCTTCCAGGTCCCGACCGGCGAGGCGCGCGGGCAGGTCGCCCTGTTCCTGGCCCTGACGATGCTGCCGTTCGCCATCGTGGCGCCGTTGATCGGGCCCTTCCTCGACCGCTTCAGCCACGGCCGCCGGTGGGCGATCGGGGCGACGATGGCGACGCGCGCCTTCCTCTGCTGGGTCCTGGCCACGGCGGTCGCCACCGACTCACGCTGGCTCTTCCCGGCTGCGCTCGGGGTCCTGGTCGCCTCCAAGGCGTACGGCGTGACGCGCGCCGCTGCCGTGCCCAGGCTCGTCCCGCCCGACCTGACCCTGGTCAAGGCCAACGCCCGCGTCTCCATGGCCGGCATCATCGGGGCCGCACTGTCCGCCCCGATCGCCATCCTCGCCTCGACCGCCGGATCCGACTGGTCACTGCGCTACGGGTTCGTGATCTTCGTCGTCGCCACCATCCTGGCCATCCGCCTGCCCGCACGGGTCGACTCCAGCCTGGGCGAAGGCACGCTGGTGCTGATGCCGGCCCCGTCCGACCGCCAGGCGTCGGTCCACACCTCGAAGCGCCGCCCACGGACCCGCATCCCTGCAGCAGTCGCCTTCGCGCTGCGTGCGAACTGCGGGCCCCGGTGGCTCTCCGGCTTCCTGACCATGTTCATGGCCTTCCTGCTGCGCGACAACCCGATCGGGGACTGGAAGCCTGAGGTGCTCCTCGGCCTCGTCATCGGCGCAGCGGGACTCGGCAACACACTGGGAATCACCCTCGGGTCGCTGCTCAAGCGCATCGATCCGACCCTGACCGTCGTCCTCGCCCTCGCCGCGGACGCCGTGGTGGCGTTCGTCGCGGCCCTCTTCTACGGGTTGCTGCCCCTCGTCGCACTCGGCCTGACCGCCGGCCTTGCGCAGTCGCTGGCGAAGCTGTCCCTGGACTCCACGATCCAGCGCGACGTGCCCGAACGCATCCAGGCGAGCGCGTTCGCTCGCTCCGACACCACCCTCCAGCTCGCCTGGGTCGTCGGCGGCTTCGTCGGGATCGCGATCCCGCTCCTGCCCGAGCTCGGTCTCGGCCTGGCGTGCGCCGTGCTCTCGGCGTGGGCGGTCTACGTCTTCGTCAGCCGGCCCGGACGCCTGGGCACGTCACCGGGCGGCGCCTGA
- a CDS encoding class I SAM-dependent DNA methyltransferase, whose protein sequence is MTSPPPTRWALAGQRNRGYAETFATRLAEGVDVDGEARLADALVARRSRILDVGSGMGRVAAALVARGHDVVATEPDDALRAQSLATYAEVAVLPHEALTLPDLDPFDLIVVVGNVMVYLGEDTEREVLARLRSLLAPGGRILAGFHLSGTKNGSRAYPAEEFVSDAAAAGLTVDLRFGSYELHAPNDDYAVWVLSPTG, encoded by the coding sequence GTGACCTCGCCTCCCCCCACCCGCTGGGCGCTGGCCGGGCAGCGCAACCGCGGCTACGCCGAGACGTTCGCGACCAGGCTGGCCGAGGGGGTCGACGTCGACGGTGAGGCGCGCCTCGCCGATGCGCTCGTCGCCCGCCGTTCCCGCATCCTCGACGTGGGCTCGGGCATGGGCCGGGTCGCGGCCGCGCTGGTGGCTCGAGGGCACGACGTGGTCGCCACCGAACCCGACGACGCGCTGCGGGCGCAGTCGCTGGCGACGTACGCCGAGGTCGCGGTGCTGCCACACGAGGCGCTGACGCTGCCCGACCTCGACCCCTTCGACCTGATCGTGGTCGTCGGCAACGTGATGGTCTATCTCGGTGAGGACACCGAGCGCGAGGTGCTGGCGCGCCTGCGGTCGCTGCTGGCGCCCGGCGGTCGGATCCTGGCGGGCTTCCACCTCTCGGGGACCAAGAACGGCAGTCGCGCCTATCCGGCGGAGGAGTTCGTCAGCGACGCTGCCGCGGCCGGCCTGACGGTCGACCTGAGGTTCGGCAGCTATGAGCTGCACGCGCCCAACGACGACTATGCGGTGTGGGTGCTGAGCCCCACGGGCTGA
- a CDS encoding ExsB family transcriptional regulator, with translation MDREGYRENTGQRCYFCKAELIETLGPIARERGIAHVATGTNADDAVAGFRPGIRAAAERGAVTPLLDAGLTKHDVRRASRRWGLPTWDKPAAACLSSRVAYGIEVTPHRLARVERAEAGVRAALDAAGIEVRDLRVRDLGDRASIEVDVALLAGPLADAGPASAVRRRVLDAVARAGFGEAVLDPLGFRSGSLNAALAP, from the coding sequence ATGGACCGGGAGGGCTATCGCGAGAACACCGGCCAACGCTGCTACTTCTGCAAGGCGGAGCTGATCGAGACCCTGGGGCCGATCGCTCGCGAGCGTGGCATCGCCCACGTCGCGACCGGCACCAACGCCGACGACGCTGTCGCCGGCTTCCGGCCCGGGATCCGCGCCGCCGCAGAGCGGGGTGCGGTCACCCCGCTCCTGGACGCCGGACTGACCAAGCACGACGTCCGCCGCGCCTCGCGGCGGTGGGGCCTGCCGACGTGGGACAAGCCCGCCGCCGCCTGCCTGTCCTCGCGGGTGGCCTATGGCATCGAGGTCACCCCCCACCGGTTGGCACGCGTCGAGCGCGCCGAGGCGGGGGTGCGCGCCGCGCTGGACGCGGCCGGGATCGAGGTGCGCGACCTGCGCGTGCGCGACCTGGGGGACCGGGCCTCGATCGAGGTCGATGTGGCCCTGCTCGCCGGTCCGCTGGCCGACGCAGGGCCCGCGAGCGCCGTACGCCGACGCGTGCTCGACGCCGTGGCCCGGGCCGGGTTCGGTGAGGCCGTGCTCGATCCGCTCGGCTTCCGGTCCGGCTCGCTCAACGCGGCACTCGCCCCCTAG